One stretch of Streptomyces peucetius DNA includes these proteins:
- a CDS encoding tetratricopeptide repeat protein, whose protein sequence is MVANLIDEDPEQAYAYSRIALRLASRVAAVREAAGFAAYATQKYSEALAEFRAARRMTGSVELWPVMADCERGLGRPERALAMAGEPEVQKLDKAGQVEMRLVAAGARRDMGQLDAAIVTLQSPELASNSVQPWTARLRYAYADALLAAGREDEAREWFAKALESDKDGATDASDRLAEMDGVEFVDALGDEHDVHDVLDESADRDVLGDAKADDTATDAEPTGDTAAGTQSAAESGTDERPDDRS, encoded by the coding sequence ATGGTCGCGAACCTGATCGACGAGGACCCCGAGCAGGCGTACGCCTACTCCCGTATCGCGTTGCGGCTCGCCTCGCGTGTCGCCGCCGTGCGCGAGGCCGCCGGCTTCGCCGCGTACGCGACGCAGAAGTACTCCGAGGCGCTGGCCGAGTTCCGTGCGGCCCGTCGTATGACCGGCAGCGTGGAGCTGTGGCCCGTCATGGCGGACTGCGAGCGAGGGCTGGGCCGACCCGAGCGTGCGCTGGCGATGGCCGGTGAGCCGGAGGTGCAGAAGCTGGACAAGGCGGGCCAGGTCGAGATGCGTCTCGTCGCCGCCGGAGCCCGGCGGGACATGGGGCAGCTGGATGCCGCCATCGTGACCCTGCAGAGCCCCGAGCTTGCCTCCAACTCCGTTCAGCCCTGGACCGCGAGACTGCGTTACGCGTACGCCGACGCGCTTCTCGCGGCGGGCCGCGAGGACGAGGCCCGTGAGTGGTTCGCGAAGGCGCTCGAGTCGGACAAGGACGGCGCCACCGACGCGTCTGACCGGCTTGCCGAGATGGACGGTGTCGAGTTCGTCGACGCCCTCGGTGACGAGCACGACGTCCACGACGTCCTCGACGAGTCTGCCGACCGCGACGTCCTCGGCGACGCGAAGGCCGACGACACGGCAACCGACGCGGAGCCGACGGGCGACACGGCGGCCGGCACGCAGTCCGCCGCGGAGTCCGGCACCGACGAGCGGCCCGACGACCGGTCGTAG